The following are from one region of the Thiocapsa rosea genome:
- a CDS encoding hydrogenase expression/formation protein: MTTPIDLTTTRRMPGTPLSVVVDEGPDYLLMPKGMATYQAPLLPEPETLDGCAAGLDQLRHLHAILARHCVGQPADVLDLNPLDIINLQFVDQTLGEGEVSVIQQGLDETRAQETRLAGIWRLRVPASDGSAGRELIEVAEIPSFVRDSAFLGTTETIGPVGDLPDGVMNAPALIAEIEAKVAEWRPGTAAHIINLTLLPMTEQDHAYLDERLGRGHVTILSRGYGSCRIVAGGIRQVWWVQHFNSDDRLILSTLEVTDVPIAALAAQEDIDDSRDRLAEILEALG, from the coding sequence ATGACGACACCGATAGACCTCACGACGACACGACGGATGCCGGGCACACCCTTAAGCGTGGTCGTCGACGAAGGCCCCGACTATCTCTTGATGCCAAAGGGCATGGCGACGTACCAAGCCCCTCTGCTACCCGAGCCGGAGACACTCGATGGCTGCGCGGCCGGACTGGATCAGTTGCGGCATCTGCATGCGATCCTGGCACGGCATTGCGTTGGCCAGCCTGCGGACGTCCTGGACCTGAACCCGCTCGATATCATCAATCTCCAGTTCGTCGACCAGACCCTCGGCGAGGGCGAGGTCAGCGTCATTCAACAGGGTCTGGACGAGACGCGTGCGCAGGAGACGCGGCTCGCCGGGATCTGGCGGCTGCGCGTCCCCGCCTCGGACGGCTCTGCGGGCCGCGAGCTGATCGAGGTGGCCGAGATCCCGAGCTTCGTGAGGGACAGCGCCTTTCTCGGGACGACCGAGACGATCGGACCCGTCGGAGACCTCCCGGACGGGGTCATGAACGCCCCGGCGCTGATCGCCGAGATCGAGGCCAAGGTCGCCGAATGGCGTCCCGGCACCGCGGCCCACATCATCAATCTGACCTTGCTCCCCATGACCGAGCAGGATCACGCCTATCTCGACGAGCGCCTCGGCCGCGGACATGTGACCATCCTCTCGCGCGGCTACGGAAGCTGCCGGATCGTCGCCGGCGGCATTCGGCAGGTCTGGTGGGTGCAGCACTTCAACTCGGACGATCGTCTCATCCTGAGCACGCTCGAGGTCACGGATGTCCCCATCGCCGCTCTGGCCGCACAGGAAGACATCGACGACAGCCGCGACCGGCTGGCTGAGATTCTGGAGGCATTGGGTTGA
- a CDS encoding rubredoxin — protein sequence MNPGTCVGEPDEDPVNTGARGTDSRMECRICWYIYDPAEGDPVGQVPPDTAFADLPDHWCCPRCDSDKSHFLPAM from the coding sequence TTGAACCCGGGTACGTGTGTCGGCGAGCCGGATGAGGACCCCGTCAATACCGGCGCACGGGGCACCGATTCACGCATGGAATGTCGGATCTGCTGGTACATCTACGACCCGGCCGAGGGAGATCCGGTCGGGCAGGTCCCACCCGATACCGCATTCGCCGACCTCCCGGACCACTGGTGCTGTCCGCGTTGCGACAGCGACAAGTCCCATTTCTTGCCCGCCATGTAG
- a CDS encoding sigma-54-dependent transcriptional regulator, translated as MSATRPTVLLVDDEPLSLETLTRTLDESFEVLTATSAAAAEALLAEEWVQVVVTDQRMPETTGVEFLARIRERWPDVVRIIISGYTDPGDIIDGINRAGIYQYITKPWHPDTLLLTVGNACHLYRLQREHALLSLETRLTAASLEQRLAEQRARLKRTFRLDAIVRSRGGPLDAVCDLVERVAPYDIPVLLTGESGTGKELFARALHYNSHRADKPFVAENCGAMPDQLLESELFGHKKGAFTGAVNDRIGLFEQADGGTIFLDEIGEVSRTFQVKLLRVLQEGEVRPLGSNQRRRVDVRVVAATNRSLETEIGEGRFREDLYYRLAAVRLHLPPLRERPADIPVLARHHLKAAVAAFGKPVKGLSAEVIDRFQRYRWPGNVRELQNEIQRMLVMTDTDELGIEVLDPRISGADPHADEPEAPEPIDPTLKARIEALETRVLREALERHRWNKSQAAAELGLSRVGLSAKIERYGLAKRSV; from the coding sequence GTGAGCGCCACCCGACCGACCGTTCTGCTGGTCGACGACGAGCCGCTCTCCCTCGAAACCCTGACCCGGACGCTCGACGAGTCGTTCGAGGTGCTGACGGCAACCAGTGCAGCGGCTGCGGAGGCGTTGCTCGCCGAAGAGTGGGTTCAAGTCGTCGTCACCGATCAGCGGATGCCCGAGACGACCGGGGTGGAGTTCCTCGCGCGGATCCGCGAGCGTTGGCCCGACGTGGTGCGCATCATCATCTCGGGCTACACGGATCCGGGCGATATCATCGACGGCATCAACCGCGCCGGCATCTATCAGTACATCACCAAGCCCTGGCATCCCGACACGCTCCTGCTGACCGTCGGGAACGCCTGTCATCTGTACCGGCTCCAGCGCGAGCATGCCCTGCTCTCGCTCGAAACCCGTCTCACCGCAGCGAGCTTGGAGCAGCGACTCGCCGAGCAGCGCGCCCGCCTTAAGCGGACCTTTCGGCTCGACGCCATCGTGCGCAGCCGCGGAGGGCCGCTCGACGCGGTCTGCGACCTGGTCGAGCGCGTTGCCCCCTACGACATCCCGGTCCTGCTGACCGGAGAGTCCGGCACCGGCAAGGAGCTTTTCGCCCGCGCGCTGCACTACAACAGCCACCGCGCCGACAAGCCCTTTGTCGCCGAGAACTGCGGCGCCATGCCGGATCAACTCCTCGAAAGCGAGCTGTTCGGACACAAAAAAGGCGCCTTCACCGGCGCCGTCAACGACCGGATCGGTCTTTTCGAGCAGGCCGATGGCGGCACCATCTTCCTCGACGAGATCGGCGAGGTCTCGCGGACCTTTCAGGTCAAGCTGCTGCGCGTCCTGCAGGAAGGCGAGGTGCGTCCGCTCGGGAGCAACCAGCGGCGTCGGGTCGACGTGCGTGTCGTGGCGGCCACCAATCGGTCGCTCGAGACCGAGATCGGCGAGGGCCGGTTCCGGGAGGATCTCTATTACAGGCTCGCCGCGGTGCGCCTGCATCTGCCGCCGCTGCGCGAACGACCGGCCGACATCCCGGTGCTCGCTCGCCATCACCTGAAAGCGGCCGTGGCGGCCTTCGGCAAACCCGTGAAGGGACTGAGCGCCGAGGTGATCGACCGCTTCCAACGCTATCGGTGGCCGGGAAATGTGCGCGAGCTGCAGAACGAGATCCAGCGGATGCTGGTGATGACCGACACGGACGAGCTCGGGATCGAGGTCCTGGATCCGAGGATCTCGGGTGCGGATCCACACGCGGACGAACCAGAAGCACCGGAGCCGATTGATCCGACCCTCAAGGCACGGATCGAGGCGCTGGAGACCCGGGTCCTGCGCGAGGCGCTCGAGCGCCACCGTTGGAACAAGTCACAGGCCGCCGCGGAACTCGGTCTCTCGCGGGTCGGCCTGAGTGCGAAGATCGAGCGCTATGGTCTGGCCAAGCGCTCGGTATAG
- a CDS encoding NAD(P)/FAD-dependent oxidoreductase, with product MARILILGAGISGHTVARYLGKWLGRAHPITVVSPNPKWNWIPSNIWVGVGEMTEKQVTFPLAPIYKKLGVDFRQARAISIHPEGGADRTSPYVTVEYTDPARVGQTETLEYDYLVNATGPKLNFGATPGLGPEGGHSLSVCTPSHALEANAHLQEMIAAMKAGATKTFVVGTGHGMCTCQGAAFEYIYNIDHSLREAGVRDKAKLVWISNEYELGDFGMGGVHIKRGGYVTNGKVFAESMMVERGIGWVTRAHVTKVEPGKIHYELLDGSFHEMDFDFAMLIPPFAGVPLQAFDKSGADITPQIFAPNGFMKVDADYAVKPYEDWGPEDWPKTYQTPGYKNIFAVGIAFAPPHLISKPMKSTNGTPINPTPPRTGMPSAAIGKAVAMSIRDMIQGAAGPTHTASLAEIGAACVASTGSDIFKGTAATMTVFPVVPDYDTYPEYGRDMDLTFGEVGLAGHWMKYILHHVFIYQAKLRPGWSLLPD from the coding sequence ATGGCACGAATCCTTATCCTTGGAGCCGGCATTTCCGGGCACACGGTTGCGCGATATCTCGGCAAATGGCTCGGTCGAGCGCATCCGATCACCGTGGTTTCGCCGAACCCGAAGTGGAACTGGATCCCGTCCAACATCTGGGTCGGCGTCGGCGAGATGACCGAGAAGCAGGTGACCTTTCCGCTTGCGCCCATCTACAAGAAGCTCGGTGTCGACTTTCGTCAGGCGCGGGCCATATCCATTCATCCCGAGGGCGGTGCGGATCGGACATCGCCTTACGTGACCGTCGAGTATACGGACCCGGCCCGCGTCGGGCAGACCGAAACGCTCGAATACGACTATCTGGTCAACGCAACCGGCCCCAAGCTGAACTTCGGCGCGACCCCGGGTCTCGGCCCGGAGGGCGGGCACAGCCTTTCGGTCTGCACCCCGTCGCATGCCTTGGAGGCGAACGCACATCTGCAGGAGATGATCGCCGCCATGAAGGCGGGTGCGACCAAGACCTTCGTCGTCGGTACGGGTCATGGCATGTGCACCTGTCAGGGTGCCGCATTCGAGTACATCTACAACATCGACCACAGCCTGCGCGAGGCCGGCGTCCGCGACAAGGCGAAGCTCGTGTGGATCAGCAACGAATACGAGCTCGGCGACTTCGGTATGGGCGGCGTGCATATCAAACGCGGCGGCTATGTCACGAACGGCAAGGTCTTTGCCGAGTCCATGATGGTCGAGCGCGGAATCGGCTGGGTTACGCGCGCGCATGTGACGAAGGTGGAGCCGGGCAAGATCCACTACGAGTTGCTCGACGGCAGTTTCCACGAGATGGATTTTGATTTCGCCATGCTGATCCCGCCGTTCGCCGGCGTGCCCTTGCAGGCCTTCGACAAGTCCGGCGCCGACATCACGCCGCAGATCTTCGCGCCCAACGGCTTTATGAAGGTGGACGCGGATTATGCTGTCAAGCCTTACGAGGATTGGGGTCCGGAGGATTGGCCGAAGACCTATCAGACCCCCGGCTACAAGAACATCTTCGCCGTCGGGATCGCATTCGCGCCGCCGCATCTCATCAGCAAGCCGATGAAGAGCACCAACGGCACCCCGATCAACCCCACACCGCCGCGCACCGGCATGCCGTCGGCGGCGATCGGCAAGGCCGTGGCGATGAGTATCCGCGACATGATCCAAGGCGCCGCGGGGCCGACCCACACGGCGTCCTTGGCCGAGATCGGCGCGGCCTGTGTCGCCTCGACCGGGTCCGACATCTTCAAAGGGACCGCGGCCACCATGACCGTCTTCCCGGTTGTGCCGGATTACGACACCTATCCCGAATACGGCCGGGATATGGATCTCACCTTCGGCGAGGTCGGATTGGCGGGGCATTGGATGAAATACATCCTGCACCATGTATTCATCTATCAGGCCAAACTGCGACCCGGTTGGTCGCTTCTGCCCGATTGA
- a CDS encoding SulP family inorganic anion transporter, with translation MQSPISQRWSWLIPFMSWLPGVGRTEIKADALAAIIGALVVLPQAVAFATIAGMPPEYGLYAGMVPAIIAALFGSSRHLVSGPTTAASVVLFSALSVMALPGSPDYVALALTLTFMVGLMELALGLARMGTLVNFISHSVVVGFTAGAALLIAAKQLKHFFGIEMDSGGHLHDILIQFGHHLLEINPATTLVAVSTLLIGILFKRWLPKIPYMIAAMLGGSLIAVGLDAWLGNEVTGIATVGALPTGFPPLSAPDLTFDHIKELAPTALAVTLFALTEAVSIGRSLAARGGYRIDGNQEFIGQGLSNIAGSFFSAYVATGSFNRSGVNYAAGARTPLAAIFAGVLLIGIVPLVAPYASYLPNAAMAGLLFLVAWGLIDFEEIGHILKASKRETSVLAVTFFSALFLELEFAIFAGVLLSLVLYLDRTSKPRIVNLAPDPRLPNRAFSCEPDVAQCPQLNIMRIDGSLFFGSVAHVESAFDRLRATHPGQKHLAILADGINFVDLQGGETLVREAKRRQAEGGGLYLINVKAGLWEALERCGCIDATGGRNVFQAKNAAIRAIYQKLDKSVCATCPKPIFTECGSGRSKLPATP, from the coding sequence ATGCAGTCTCCGATCTCCCAACGCTGGTCCTGGTTGATTCCATTCATGTCGTGGCTGCCCGGGGTCGGGCGCACGGAGATCAAGGCGGATGCGCTCGCCGCCATCATCGGGGCGCTGGTCGTGCTGCCGCAGGCCGTCGCCTTCGCGACGATCGCCGGCATGCCGCCCGAATACGGGCTCTATGCCGGGATGGTGCCCGCCATCATCGCGGCACTGTTCGGGTCTTCGCGTCACCTGGTTTCGGGACCGACGACGGCGGCCTCGGTCGTCTTGTTTTCCGCCTTGTCGGTGATGGCGCTGCCGGGATCGCCGGACTATGTGGCCCTTGCACTAACCCTGACCTTTATGGTCGGGCTCATGGAGCTTGCACTCGGTCTCGCGCGCATGGGGACCCTGGTGAACTTCATCTCGCACTCGGTGGTCGTGGGCTTTACCGCAGGCGCGGCGCTCTTGATTGCCGCCAAGCAGCTCAAGCATTTCTTCGGCATCGAGATGGACAGCGGGGGGCACCTGCACGACATCCTGATCCAGTTCGGTCATCATCTGCTCGAGATCAACCCGGCGACCACGCTGGTGGCGGTCTCGACCTTGCTGATCGGTATCCTCTTCAAGCGTTGGCTGCCGAAGATCCCCTACATGATCGCCGCCATGCTCGGCGGCAGTCTGATCGCCGTCGGACTCGATGCCTGGCTCGGCAACGAGGTGACCGGGATCGCGACCGTCGGGGCCTTGCCGACGGGTTTTCCCCCGCTGTCGGCCCCGGATCTGACCTTCGATCACATCAAGGAGCTGGCTCCGACCGCCTTGGCGGTGACCCTGTTTGCGCTTACCGAGGCGGTGTCGATCGGCCGCTCGCTGGCGGCACGCGGGGGCTATCGCATCGACGGCAACCAGGAGTTTATCGGTCAAGGCTTGTCGAACATCGCCGGCTCCTTCTTCTCGGCCTACGTGGCGACCGGTTCCTTCAACCGCAGCGGCGTGAACTATGCCGCCGGTGCACGCACGCCCTTGGCGGCGATCTTCGCGGGCGTGCTGCTGATCGGGATCGTACCCTTGGTCGCGCCCTACGCCAGTTATCTACCGAACGCCGCGATGGCCGGACTGCTCTTTTTGGTCGCTTGGGGGCTGATCGATTTCGAGGAAATCGGGCACATCCTCAAGGCGTCCAAACGCGAGACCTCGGTGTTGGCGGTGACCTTCTTCTCCGCGCTCTTCCTCGAGCTCGAGTTCGCCATCTTCGCCGGTGTTTTGCTCTCGCTGGTGCTCTATCTGGATCGCACCTCCAAGCCGCGCATCGTCAATCTGGCACCGGATCCGCGCCTGCCCAATCGGGCCTTCTCCTGCGAGCCGGACGTCGCGCAATGCCCGCAGCTGAACATCATGCGGATTGACGGCTCGCTTTTCTTCGGCTCGGTCGCGCATGTGGAGAGCGCCTTCGACCGGCTACGCGCGACGCATCCGGGACAGAAGCATCTCGCGATCCTCGCCGACGGCATCAACTTTGTCGATCTGCAGGGCGGCGAGACGTTGGTGCGCGAGGCCAAGCGGCGCCAGGCCGAGGGCGGGGGGCTTTATCTCATCAACGTCAAAGCCGGGCTCTGGGAGGCGCTCGAACGCTGCGGTTGCATCGACGCGACCGGCGGACGCAATGTCTTTCAGGCCAAGAACGCCGCGATTCGCGCGATTTACCAAAAGCTGGACAAATCCGTCTGCGCGACCTGTCCGAAGCCGATCTTCACGGAGTGCGGGTCGGGTCGGTCGAAGCTGCCGGCGACCCCCTGA
- a CDS encoding YMGG-like glycine zipper-containing protein → MRHITIAVAVALSSALALSACGSTTTSRTGTGAMLGAGTGAAIGSMSGNAGKGALIGAGAGALGGYIYDQNQRADREQYQRQNRSDYGYDRGYDQGYDQGRQDRRYQSDRQNSPFWY, encoded by the coding sequence ATGAGACACATCACAATTGCAGTTGCAGTTGCACTCTCCTCCGCACTCGCCCTGAGCGCCTGCGGAAGCACAACCACTTCGCGGACCGGAACCGGCGCGATGCTGGGTGCCGGAACCGGCGCAGCAATCGGCTCCATGAGCGGAAACGCCGGCAAGGGAGCATTGATCGGCGCAGGCGCCGGTGCCCTGGGCGGCTACATTTACGACCAGAACCAAAGGGCAGACCGCGAGCAGTATCAAAGGCAAAACCGCAGCGACTATGGTTACGACCGGGGTTATGACCAGGGCTATGACCAGGGTCGACAAGACAGACGTTATCAGAGTGACAGGCAGAACAGTCCGTTTTGGTACTAA
- a CDS encoding potassium/proton antiporter, translated as MDLTNQIILVVSLVFLASILASVVTSRFGVPLLLVFLFIGMLLGEEGPGGIQFDDVQMAHLFGSLALAIILFDGGLVTPFRNFRVGLKPAVGLATVGVLITAGVTGLFAAWWLGLHWMEGLLLGAIVGSTDAAAVFSLLRSQGLELKQRVGATLEIESGSNDPMAIFLTIVLIELIISGSDDIGLVLLLEFVRQMGLGALFGILGGLGLVRMINRLEMSPGLYPLAVMAGGLSIFGITSVMQGSGFLAIYLAGLVVGNRPLQSSQYIKRFHDGIARLSQIGMFLMLGLLVTPSELLPVASDALLFAAVLTLFARPIAVWLCLLPFRFPWREQVFVGWVGLRGAVPIILALFPLLAGMDQASMYFNIVFFVVLVSLLIQGWTVASSARRLGLEVPPTSHQVQRVELDIPGQRELELVGYRLAKDTPVVVERRGALRLPKGARIVAVLRGKHLVDVLDLSDLKPDDYLYLIADPADLLELDRLFVASAAPERLSEQVFFGEFVLNGEARVGDLAAAYGLDLPASDHALTLDAFIRRDLHTAHPVVGDRLQIKSVDLVVREVEGDRILKVGLKLMRSV; from the coding sequence ATGGACCTGACCAACCAAATCATCCTGGTCGTCTCGCTGGTGTTCCTTGCGAGCATCCTGGCGAGCGTCGTGACCAGCCGGTTCGGCGTGCCGCTGCTGCTGGTCTTCCTGTTCATCGGGATGCTGCTCGGCGAAGAGGGACCCGGCGGGATCCAGTTCGACGACGTCCAGATGGCGCACCTGTTCGGCAGTTTGGCGCTGGCGATCATCCTCTTCGACGGCGGGCTGGTGACGCCGTTTCGGAACTTTCGCGTCGGGCTCAAGCCCGCGGTGGGTCTCGCCACCGTCGGCGTCCTGATCACGGCGGGGGTGACGGGGCTCTTCGCGGCCTGGTGGCTCGGCCTGCACTGGATGGAAGGGCTATTGTTGGGCGCGATCGTCGGCTCGACCGATGCGGCGGCGGTGTTTTCCTTGCTTCGCTCCCAGGGGCTCGAGCTCAAGCAACGGGTCGGCGCCACACTCGAGATCGAGTCCGGCAGCAACGACCCCATGGCCATCTTTCTGACGATCGTGCTGATCGAGTTGATCATCAGCGGCAGCGACGATATCGGCCTGGTGCTGCTGTTGGAATTCGTGCGCCAGATGGGGCTCGGCGCCCTGTTCGGGATCCTCGGCGGCTTGGGCCTGGTGCGGATGATCAATCGCCTGGAGATGTCGCCCGGGCTTTACCCCTTGGCGGTTATGGCCGGCGGCCTGAGCATCTTCGGGATCACTTCGGTGATGCAGGGCAGCGGTTTCCTGGCCATCTATCTTGCCGGACTCGTGGTCGGCAATCGCCCCCTGCAGTCGAGCCAGTACATCAAGCGCTTCCACGACGGCATCGCTCGGCTGTCGCAGATCGGGATGTTTCTCATGCTCGGGCTGCTGGTGACGCCCTCGGAGCTGTTGCCGGTCGCGTCGGATGCCTTGTTGTTCGCTGCGGTCCTGACCCTGTTCGCCCGCCCGATCGCGGTCTGGCTTTGCCTGCTGCCCTTCCGCTTTCCTTGGCGTGAGCAGGTCTTCGTCGGCTGGGTCGGGCTGCGCGGGGCCGTGCCCATCATCCTGGCGCTCTTCCCGCTGCTGGCCGGAATGGATCAGGCGTCGATGTACTTCAATATCGTCTTCTTCGTGGTGCTGGTGTCGCTGCTGATCCAGGGGTGGACGGTTGCCTCCTCGGCCCGACGGTTGGGGCTGGAGGTCCCGCCGACGAGTCATCAGGTGCAGCGTGTCGAGCTGGATATCCCCGGTCAGCGCGAACTCGAGCTGGTCGGCTATCGCCTGGCCAAAGACACGCCCGTCGTGGTCGAGCGGCGTGGCGCTTTGCGGCTCCCCAAGGGCGCGCGCATCGTGGCGGTTCTGCGCGGGAAACACCTGGTCGATGTCCTCGACCTGTCCGATCTGAAGCCCGACGACTATCTGTATCTCATCGCCGATCCGGCCGACCTTCTGGAGCTCGATCGGCTCTTCGTCGCAAGCGCGGCGCCCGAGCGCTTGTCCGAACAGGTGTTTTTCGGGGAGTTCGTGCTCAACGGAGAGGCGCGGGTCGGCGATCTGGCGGCCGCCTACGGGCTGGATCTACCCGCGTCGGACCATGCCCTGACCCTGGACGCATTCATCAGGCGCGACCTGCACACGGCTCACCCGGTGGTCGGCGACAGACTCCAAATCAAGTCGGTCGATCTCGTGGTCCGCGAGGTCGAAGGCGACCGCATCCTGAAGGTCGGCTTAAAGCTGATGCGCAGCGTCTGA
- a CDS encoding ferredoxin, with amino-acid sequence MISKIEVIDVACIGCGTCWVACPQAFKEHDIGDDLKALPTGGLGDEHIMRAAAEGCPTLAISLLDEAGVVLFPSEEARAALRASTDW; translated from the coding sequence ATGATCAGTAAAATCGAGGTTATCGACGTCGCCTGTATCGGCTGCGGCACCTGCTGGGTTGCCTGCCCTCAAGCCTTTAAAGAGCACGATATCGGGGACGACCTCAAGGCACTGCCGACAGGCGGGCTGGGGGACGAGCACATCATGCGAGCCGCTGCAGAGGGTTGTCCTACCCTGGCGATCTCGCTGCTCGACGAGGCGGGCGTGGTCCTGTTTCCGAGCGAGGAGGCCAGGGCCGCACTGAGAGCATCGACCGACTGGTGA